Proteins encoded by one window of Manis pentadactyla isolate mManPen7 chromosome X, mManPen7.hap1, whole genome shotgun sequence:
- the TCEAL2 gene encoding transcription elongation factor A protein-like 2: protein MEKLCNENEGMPENQEKMEIKEQPQDAGKPEVACTLEDNEKLKSEGKTEAEEMLMDKEKSESAAKPKEEGKPESEGGPESQGKPVIPGKSVSQGEPVIHGEPQSQGEPVIHGELVSQGEPVSPGKSVSQGEPVGQGEPVIRGKPESQGEPVIHGEPESHGELMIQREPVSQGEPGIQGEPVIQGELERQEEPVIQREPVIQREPVIQREPVIQRETVIQREPVIQRKSVIQRKSVIQGMPLIQGMLVIQGMPVIQGMPVIQGILVSEGQPKEEGKPVIEGKPEIEGEPVSEGKLESEENPKEEGQPDREEKPKEEGQPASETRAAGKRPAGDDVPRKAKRKTNKGLAQCLKEYKEAIHDMHLSNEEMIKEFDEMARVEDEVKKTRQKLGGFMWMQKSLQDPFHPRGPRELRGGCRAPQRGFEDIPFV from the coding sequence ATGGAAAAACTCTGCAATGAAAATGAAGGAATGCCTGAGAACCAAGAAAAGATGGAAATCAAAGAACAGCCACAGGATGCAGGAAAACCAGAAGTAGCTTGTACTCTAGAAGACAATGAAAAGTTGAAAAGCGAGGGAAAGACAGAAGCTGAGGAAATGCTAATGGATAAGGAAAAGTCAGAAAGTGCAGCAAAGCCAAAAGAAGAAGGAAAGCCAGAGAGTGAGGGAGGGCCAGAGAGCCAGGGAAAGCCAGTGATCCCGGGAAAGTCAGTGAGCCAGGGAGAGCCAGTGATCCACGGAGAGCCACAGAGCCAGGGAGAGCCAGTGATCCATGGAGAGCTAGTGAGCCAGGGAGAGCCAGTGAGCCCAGGAAAGTCAGTGAGCCAGGGAGAGCCAGTTGGCCAGGGAGAGCCAGTGATCCGTGGAAAGCcggagagccagggagagccaGTGATCCATGGAGAGCCAGAGAGCCATGGAGAGCTGATGATCCAGAGAGAGCCAGTGAGCCAGGGAGAGCCAGGGATCCAGGGAGAGCCAGTGATTCagggagagctagagaggcaggaAGAGCCAGTGATCCAGAGAGAGCCAGTGATCCAGAGAGAGCCGGTGATCCAGAGAGAGCCGGTGATCCAGAGAGAGACGGTGATCCAGAGAGAGCCAGTGATCCAGAGAAAGTCAGTGATCCAGAGAAAGTCGGTGATCCAGGGAATGCCATTGATCCAGGGAATGCTGGTGATCCAGGGAATGCCAGTGATCCAGGGAATGCCAGTGATCCAGGGAATTCTAGTGAGTGAGGGACAgccaaaagaagaaggaaaaccaGTGATTGAGGGAAAgccagagatagagggagagccagTGAGTGAAGGAAAGTTAGAGAGTGAGGAAAATCCTAAAGAAGAAGGACAACCAGACAGGGAGGAAAAGCCAAAAGAAGAGGGGCAGCCGGCCAGTGAAACAAGGGCTGCTGGAAAGCGCCCAGCTGGGGATGATGTACCCAGGAAAGCCAAAAGAAAAACCAACAAGGGGCTGGCTCAGTGCCTCAAGGAATATAAGGAGGCCATACATGATATGCATTTGAGCAATGAGGAGATGATAAAAGAGTTTGATGAGATGGCTAGGGTGGAGGACGAGGTGAAGAAAACCAGGCAGAAATTGGGGGGTTTTATGTGGATGCAGAAAAGTTTACAGGACCCCTTCCACCCAAGGGGCCCCAGGGAACTCAGGGGTGGCTGCAGGGCCCCACAAAGGGGCTTTGAAGACATTCCCTTTGTGTAG